In Sphingopyxis macrogoltabida, the sequence CCGCCGACATCCGCCGCCAGCTCGCCGACATCGGCCTCGTCAGCTTCGCGATGCTGTCGGGCGGCAAGGGCGTCCATGTCGTCGTGCCGCTCGATCCGGGGCATGACTGGGATGCGCACAAGGATTTCTCGAAACGCTTTGCCGAGGCGCTCAGCCTCGCCGAACCCGACCGCTATGTCGCGACGATGAGCAAGGCGAAGCGCAAGGGGAAGATCTTCATCGATTACCTCCGCAACCAGCGCGGCAGCACCGCGATCATGCCCTATTCGGCGCGCGCCCGCGAAAATGCGCCGGTCGCGGTGCCGGTCGGCTGGGATGCGCTCGCCGATATCGAAAGCGCCGGGGCGTGGACGATCAGGGATGCCGCCGCACTGCTCGAACGCGCAGGCAGCGCCGAACTCAAGGGCTGGGGGTTTGCGGGCCAGAAACTTCCGGCGCTGTAGCAGGCCGGGCGAAGAAGGGCGGCATTGGGGTGGGAGGTGGACGTTCGCTCATTTGTGTACCCCGGCGAAAGCCGGGGCCCAGAGCTATGGAAAGCTGGCCTAGCGTGAATACGCCCTGGGCCCCGGCTTTCGCCGGGGATCACGTCAGTTATGTCCGCAACCGGCCGCTGGCCCAAGCGCAGGCGCCGTAAAGCCGCGGCTTACGACTCCAGCCCCAATTCCCGCCGCTCGCTCTCGTCGAACACCCGCCCGCGGGTCAGGAACCTTTGCTCGCGGCCGTTGTCGAGGCTGAACATTCCGCCGCGGCCGGGCACGACGTCGAGGATGAGCTGGGTATGCGCCCAGGCATCGCCCTGCGCGCGGCCGATATAGACGGGCGCGCTGCCGACATCGCCAAGGTGGATATCGCCCGCGCCGATGCGGAAATCGCCCGCCGGATAGCACATCGGCGACGACCCGTCGCAGCAGCCGCCCGACTGGTGGAACAAGATGTCGCCATATTCGGCCTGAAGCTCGGCGATCAGGGCGAGGGCCGGATCGGTGGCGACAACGCGGGCGGTCATGCGGCGCCTTTCGACAGGGTGGCCCGCGCGCGGCTGCGCGCGGGCCGGGGAGGTCAGAAAAAGCCAAGCTTTTTCGGGCTGTAGCTCACCAGCAGATTCTTCGTCTGCTGATAATGGTCGAGCATCATCTTGTGATTCTCGCGCCCGATGCCCGACTGCTTGTAGCCGCCGAACGCCGCATGCGCGGGATAGGCGTGATAGCAGTTGGTCCACACGCGCCCGGCCTTGATCGCGCGGCCGAAGCGGTAGCAAGTGTTGGCATCGCGGCTCCACACCCCGGCGCCGAGGCCGTAGAGCGTGTCGTTGGCGATTTCGAGCGCTTCGGCATCGTCCCTGAAGGTCGTCACCGAAACGACGGGCCCGAAAATCTCTTCCTGGAAGATCCGCATCTTGTTGTGGCCCTTGAGCACGGTCGGCTGAATATAATAGCCATCCGCAAAGGCGCCGCCGAGCTCGGCCGCCGCGCCGCCGATCAGCACTTCGGCGCCTTCCTGCCGTCCGATGTCGAAATAGGAGAGGATCTTCTCGCGCTGTTCGGACGAGGCCTGTGCGCCGATCATCGTCGCGGGGTCGAGCGGGTTGCCCTGCACGATCGCCTCGACGCGCTGCAGCGCGCGCTCCATGAAACGGTCATAGATTTTCTCGTGGATCAGTGCGCGGCTCGGGCAGGTGCAGACCTCGCCCTGATTGAGCGCGAACATCACGAAACCCTCGATCGCCTTGTCGAAATAATCGTCGTCCTCGCGCAGCACATCCTCGAAGAAGATGTTCGGTGACTTGCCGCCGAGTTCGAGCGTGACGGGGATCAGATTCTCGCTGGCATATTGCATGATCAGCCGGCCCGTGGTCGTCTCGCCGGTAAAGGCGATCTTGGCGATGCGGTTCGACGAGGCGAGCGGCTTG encodes:
- a CDS encoding DUF779 domain-containing protein; this translates as MTARVVATDPALALIAELQAEYGDILFHQSGGCCDGSSPMCYPAGDFRIGAGDIHLGDVGSAPVYIGRAQGDAWAHTQLILDVVPGRGGMFSLDNGREQRFLTRGRVFDESERRELGLES
- the adh gene encoding aldehyde dehydrogenase codes for the protein MDALVQDRAATLRAPFADRYDNFIGGKFVAPRSGRYFDNISPVTGKPVGQIARSDAADIEAALDAAHAAKDAWGRTSVAERALILNRIADRMEANLEKLATAETWDNGKPIRETMAADLPLAIDHFRYFAGAIRAQEGSLGEIDDDTVAYHFHEPLGVVGQIIPWNFPLLMACWKLAPALAAGNCVVLKPAEQTPASIMVWIELVADLLPPGVLNIVNGFGLEAGKPLASSNRIAKIAFTGETTTGRLIMQYASENLIPVTLELGGKSPNIFFEDVLREDDDYFDKAIEGFVMFALNQGEVCTCPSRALIHEKIYDRFMERALQRVEAIVQGNPLDPATMIGAQASSEQREKILSYFDIGRQEGAEVLIGGAAAELGGAFADGYYIQPTVLKGHNKMRIFQEEIFGPVVSVTTFRDDAEALEIANDTLYGLGAGVWSRDANTCYRFGRAIKAGRVWTNCYHAYPAHAAFGGYKQSGIGRENHKMMLDHYQQTKNLLVSYSPKKLGFF